One part of the Granulicella arctica genome encodes these proteins:
- a CDS encoding outer membrane lipoprotein-sorting protein gives MRRNLKRAFSTLLLGMTPFLSGCLGHTRIVPKTRVATIVMTSDLDQLVKQIDARYSAIQTMNANIEISGISGGSLQGEIKESIALGGYLFIRKPEDIRIYLKVPVVSSLAMDMVSDGKTFKLYDAYHHKAVVGSNQVTTPSKNGLENLRPNVIFDAVLVHGVGDDQLVSVTLDTHIVDNSAISHKKDDLVEEPEYQLAILGKPQGKEVHTLRVIHIDRKNLLPYKQETYDESGQIVTRASYDNYQTIDGIQYPMKIQIERPLDHYGLNLNITKLVLNQKLDDEQFDLKIPDGVPIQQMN, from the coding sequence GTGCGAAGAAATCTAAAACGAGCGTTCTCCACCCTGCTTCTGGGGATGACGCCATTTCTATCCGGATGTCTGGGCCATACCCGTATCGTCCCGAAGACCCGCGTCGCCACCATCGTGATGACGTCGGACCTCGACCAGCTCGTCAAACAGATCGACGCCCGCTACAGCGCCATCCAGACCATGAACGCCAACATTGAGATCTCCGGCATCTCAGGCGGCTCCCTCCAGGGCGAGATCAAAGAGTCCATCGCCCTGGGCGGCTATCTCTTCATCCGCAAGCCCGAGGACATCCGCATCTACCTCAAGGTCCCCGTCGTCAGCTCCCTCGCCATGGACATGGTCAGCGACGGCAAAACCTTCAAGCTCTATGACGCCTACCATCACAAGGCCGTCGTCGGCTCCAACCAGGTGACCACCCCCTCCAAAAACGGCCTCGAAAACCTCCGCCCCAATGTCATCTTCGATGCGGTCCTCGTCCACGGCGTAGGCGACGACCAGCTCGTCTCCGTCACCCTCGACACCCACATCGTCGACAACAGCGCCATCTCCCACAAAAAGGATGACCTCGTCGAAGAGCCCGAGTATCAGCTCGCCATCCTCGGCAAACCCCAGGGCAAGGAGGTCCACACCCTCCGCGTCATCCACATCGACCGCAAGAACCTCCTCCCCTACAAGCAGGAGACCTACGACGAATCCGGCCAGATCGTCACCCGCGCCTCCTACGACAACTACCAGACCATCGACGGCATCCAGTACCCGATGAAGATCCAGATCGAGCGCCCCCTCGACCACTACGGCCTCAACCTCAACATCACCAAACTCGTCCTGAACCAGAAACTAGACGACGAACAGTTCGACCTAAAGATCCCCGACGGCGTCCCCATCCAGCAGATGAACTAG
- the mltG gene encoding endolytic transglycosylase MltG, with the protein MKFLGSLLLLVLAAALLAGYILYAPYGPSTETFVDIPTGTGTPAIASQMQQTGIIRSRYGFELLRLIKGGTLHAGEYRFDHPAPLTQVYASIARGDTYTLGLTIPEGYNIFDIAQAVQSAGLGSASDFLAAEHQHTELIAQWSPHATSLEGYLFPATYRFSRHTTPEQMLTAMVHRFRQAAIHLGLGDHAADTVITASLIEKEVSQDTERPLVAGVFVNRIALGMPLETDPAVIYAALLDGRYRGTIYLSDLQSLSPYNTYKHPGLPPGPICNPGLAALQAALHPARTDYLYFVSDAAGHTRFSVDLKQHQQQVAAYREAERARSNR; encoded by the coding sequence ATGAAGTTCCTCGGCAGTCTCCTCCTCCTCGTGCTGGCCGCCGCCCTGCTGGCTGGATACATCCTCTACGCTCCCTACGGCCCCTCCACCGAGACCTTTGTCGACATCCCCACCGGCACCGGAACCCCCGCCATCGCCAGCCAAATGCAGCAAACCGGCATCATTCGCAGCCGCTACGGCTTCGAGCTCCTCCGCCTCATCAAAGGCGGCACCCTCCACGCCGGAGAATATCGCTTCGACCACCCCGCGCCCCTCACCCAGGTCTACGCCAGCATCGCCCGCGGCGACACCTACACCCTCGGCCTCACCATCCCCGAGGGCTACAACATCTTCGACATCGCCCAGGCCGTACAGTCCGCCGGACTCGGCTCCGCCAGCGACTTCCTAGCCGCCGAGCACCAGCACACCGAGCTCATCGCCCAGTGGAGCCCCCACGCCACCTCCCTCGAAGGCTACCTCTTCCCCGCAACCTACCGCTTCTCCCGCCACACCACCCCGGAGCAGATGTTGACCGCCATGGTCCATCGCTTCCGTCAGGCCGCCATCCACCTCGGACTCGGCGATCACGCCGCCGACACCGTCATCACGGCCTCCCTGATTGAAAAAGAGGTCAGCCAGGACACCGAACGCCCCCTCGTTGCAGGAGTCTTCGTCAACCGGATAGCCCTCGGCATGCCCCTCGAGACCGATCCGGCCGTTATCTACGCTGCCCTGCTCGACGGCCGGTATCGTGGCACCATCTACCTCTCCGACCTGCAATCCCTCTCGCCCTACAACACCTACAAGCACCCCGGACTACCCCCCGGCCCCATCTGCAACCCCGGTCTCGCCGCACTCCAGGCCGCACTCCACCCCGCCAGAACCGACTACCTCTACTTCGTCAGCGACGCCGCCGGCCACACCCGCTTCTCCGTAGACCTCAAGCAGCACCAGCAGCAGGTCGCAGCCTACCGCGAGGCCGAACGAGCCCGAAGCAATCGTTAA
- a CDS encoding GreA/GreB family elongation factor yields the protein MPEKIKKKLEEEIKLLEHELTTELPAEIKKAVALGDLSENAEYHMAKQRQVFVNARLGQLKKRMGELALVNLVNIPHDKVGFGATVVVFDSSKNEEIQYKLVTSEESDVSQGLISTTSPIGRALLGKRVGDVTVVVTPNGKRELEVLKLTTIHDTTEE from the coding sequence ATGCCCGAAAAGATCAAGAAGAAACTCGAAGAAGAGATCAAACTGCTTGAGCACGAGCTCACGACTGAGCTGCCGGCAGAGATCAAGAAGGCCGTTGCACTTGGAGATTTGAGCGAGAACGCCGAGTATCACATGGCGAAGCAGCGCCAGGTCTTCGTGAATGCTCGGCTGGGCCAGTTGAAGAAGCGTATGGGCGAGCTTGCCCTGGTGAACCTGGTCAATATTCCCCATGACAAGGTCGGCTTTGGCGCGACGGTCGTGGTCTTCGATTCGAGCAAGAACGAAGAGATTCAGTACAAGCTGGTGACGAGCGAAGAGTCGGATGTGTCGCAGGGACTGATCTCGACGACATCGCCGATTGGACGTGCGCTGCTGGGTAAGCGCGTGGGCGACGTAACTGTCGTCGTGACGCCGAACGGCAAGCGCGAGCTGGAAGTGCTGAAGCTCACGACTATCCATGACACCACGGAAGAGTAA
- a CDS encoding CDP-alcohol phosphatidyltransferase family protein, which produces MTWTSAFGKGSGWLLQKIVDGLALTKISPNALTFIGLLINIVAAIFFGFARGDHAVRYFLYAGLVIIGAGIFDMVDGRLARQTQQVSVFGAFFDSVIDRYSDVALFFGLLVYYARGNRFFYVVLVAFVMTASLMVSYTRARAEALIGSCKVGFMERPERIVLVILGALCNRWGVMAPALWVLAAFSTITVIHRIRYTYLETERRKLLPQR; this is translated from the coding sequence TTGACCTGGACTAGCGCATTCGGCAAAGGCAGCGGCTGGCTGCTACAGAAGATCGTGGATGGTCTTGCCCTGACCAAGATCTCTCCGAACGCGCTGACGTTTATCGGTCTGCTGATCAATATTGTGGCGGCGATCTTCTTCGGTTTTGCGCGGGGAGATCATGCGGTTCGCTATTTCCTGTATGCCGGTCTGGTGATTATCGGTGCGGGCATCTTCGACATGGTGGACGGCCGGCTGGCGCGCCAGACGCAGCAGGTGTCGGTGTTTGGGGCGTTCTTCGATTCGGTGATCGACCGCTACTCCGATGTGGCGCTGTTCTTTGGGCTGCTGGTGTACTACGCTCGCGGCAACCGGTTTTTTTATGTGGTGCTGGTGGCGTTTGTCATGACGGCGAGCCTGATGGTCAGCTACACGCGTGCTCGCGCAGAGGCGCTGATCGGAAGCTGCAAGGTGGGCTTTATGGAGCGTCCGGAGCGCATCGTTCTGGTGATTCTGGGGGCGCTTTGCAATCGCTGGGGCGTGATGGCACCGGCGTTGTGGGTGCTGGCGGCGTTCTCTACGATTACGGTCATCCACCGTATTCGCTATACCTATCTGGAGACTGAGCGGCGTAAGCTGCTTCCTCAGCGATAA